The Maniola hyperantus chromosome 2, iAphHyp1.2, whole genome shotgun sequence genome includes a region encoding these proteins:
- the LOC138403586 gene encoding uncharacterized protein produces MNKYHFACVKTSNNQYKDLSSNFLSSWLCPACNRPRPGKDNANTPVRVVSNQDSADNNKSGTSRNKRKKSRLSDSDTSVSNDLTLEDVRLIVREEFKAILDEFKSSIMSQFGIKLKDISDQLSQVTHSISFMEQQHEDLKNEIQLKIKSINILETENKLLQSSLNDLNARLSQLEQHSRASNIEIQCLPEHRNENLLSVINQMANTIKYNLNESDVHVCTRTARMHKNSNRPKSVVVKFSCPRVRDEFLAAAINFNRKAERASEKLNTSHIGLGGELKPIYITEHLSPTQKALHAAARLKAKELNYRYVWIKRGNIYMRKSETAEYMFVRNMDTLNNLK; encoded by the coding sequence ATGAATAAGTACCACTTTGCTTGTGTCAAGACGTCGAATAACCAATATAAAGACTTATCGTCTAACTTTCTGTCCTCCTGGCTGTGTCCTGCATGTAACCGGCCTCGTCCTGGCAAAGACAATGCCAATACACCTGTGCGTGTCGTATCAAATCAAGATAGTGCAGACAACAATAAGAGTGGTACCAGCcgaaataaaaggaaaaagtccaGATTGTCTGACAGTGATACCAGCGTCTCAAATGATTTAACTCTAGAAGATGTACGTCTAATTGTCAGGGAGGAGTTCAAGGCAATATTGGATGAGTTCAAATCAAGTATAATGTCTCAGTTTGGAATTAAATTGAAGGATATCTCGGATCAACTCTCTCAAGTCACTCACTCCATTTCCTTCATGGAGCAGCAGCATGAAGATTTAAAGAATGAAATCCAACTTAAGATTAAGAGCATTAACATACTGGAAACTgaaaataaactattacaatCAAGCTTGAATGATCTTAATGCTAGACTATCACAATTGGAACAACACTCACGGGCTAGTAATATTGAAATTCAGTGTCTCCCTGAGCATAGAAATGAGAATTTGCTTTCTGTAATTAACCAGATGGCGAACACAATCAAATACAATCTTAATGAATCTGATGTTCACGTTTGTACAAGAACTGCAAGGATGCATAAAAATAGTAATAGACCTAAATCCGTCGTTGTGAAGTTTAGTTGTCCCAGAGTACGTGATGAGTTTTTGGCAGCCGCgattaattttaatagaaagGCTGAGCGTGccagtgaaaaattaaataccaGCCATATTGGATTGGGCGGGGAACTGAAACCAATTTATATAACGGAACATCTATCTCCAACTCAGAAAGCCTTGCATGCTGCTGCACGTCTTAAGGCTAAGGAGCTAAATTATAGATATGTATGGATTAAACGTGGAAATATATACATGCGCAAAAGCGAGACAGCGGAATATATGTTTGTTAGGAATATGGACACTTTAAATAATCTTAAGTAG